One genomic region from Nostoc sphaeroides encodes:
- the rdgB gene encoding RdgB/HAM1 family non-canonical purine NTP pyrophosphatase, producing MTKLLVVATGNPGKLREMQAYLENSGWELTLKPEELEIEETGETFAANACLKASQIAKATGNWAIADDSGLQVDALNGAPGVYSARYAKTDSERIARILRELDNEVNRQAQFVCAVAIARPDGAIVLESEGICRGEILHAPRGDGGFGYDPIFYVKELQLTFAEMTRELKGSISHRGKAFTALLPQLERVRS from the coding sequence ATGACCAAATTACTCGTAGTAGCTACAGGAAATCCAGGTAAGTTGCGGGAAATGCAAGCTTATCTGGAAAATTCTGGTTGGGAATTAACCCTTAAACCTGAAGAATTGGAAATTGAAGAAACGGGCGAAACCTTTGCCGCCAACGCTTGTCTAAAAGCCTCACAAATTGCTAAAGCTACAGGAAACTGGGCAATTGCTGATGATTCGGGTTTGCAAGTAGATGCCTTAAATGGCGCACCAGGGGTTTATTCTGCACGTTACGCTAAAACCGACTCAGAACGCATTGCTAGGATATTGAGAGAATTAGATAACGAAGTCAATCGACAAGCTCAATTTGTTTGTGCAGTAGCGATCGCTCGTCCTGATGGTGCGATCGTATTAGAATCTGAAGGTATTTGTCGTGGCGAAATTCTCCATGCGCCGCGTGGTGATGGTGGTTTCGGCTACGATCCAATTTTTTATGTCAAAGAGTTGCAATTGACCTTTGCTGAGATGACACGAGAATTGAAGGGGTCAATTAGCCATCGAGGCAAGGCTTTTACAGCTTTACTTCCGCAGCTAGAGAGAGTTAGGAGTTAG
- a CDS encoding SnoaL-like polyketide cyclase — protein sequence MSATQSNNLPLWVQDRDKVIAESTDVEWRYETPPDYSRSNENLAQESTYNHLEGTLEAIVQNLVRTFEMEVSFKANPQQWLSIVNDKFRVSTNGGVEYTAADLSAQGTYNLFMADSEHYKASEESFESSAKVFHTTFPQGFPWEVLEVFSGPPNVTFKWRHWGHFKGEYKGHAPTGETVEIIGMSIAKVTDDLKVISLEHYFDNNLFLEKLTSGGKQINAQKQGSACPFSSWFKKSHKS from the coding sequence ATGAGCGCAACACAGTCTAACAACCTGCCGCTTTGGGTACAGGATAGAGATAAGGTGATAGCAGAAAGCACTGATGTTGAGTGGCGCTATGAGACACCGCCTGATTATTCCCGTTCAAATGAGAATCTCGCTCAAGAAAGTACCTATAATCACCTTGAAGGTACACTAGAAGCGATCGTGCAAAACTTGGTGCGAACCTTCGAGATGGAGGTATCCTTTAAAGCTAACCCGCAACAGTGGTTATCTATTGTGAATGACAAGTTTCGTGTGAGTACCAATGGCGGAGTCGAGTACACAGCAGCAGATTTATCAGCCCAAGGTACTTACAATTTATTTATGGCTGATTCAGAACACTACAAGGCTTCAGAAGAAAGCTTTGAATCATCCGCAAAAGTCTTCCACACAACATTTCCCCAAGGATTTCCTTGGGAAGTGCTGGAAGTTTTCTCAGGGCCACCAAATGTCACATTCAAATGGCGGCATTGGGGACATTTTAAAGGAGAATACAAAGGCCATGCACCTACTGGAGAGACAGTAGAAATTATCGGCATGAGCATTGCAAAAGTTACCGATGACTTGAAGGTTATTTCCTTGGAACACTACTTCGACAATAATCTGTTCTTGGAAAAGCTAACATCTGGTGGCAAACAGAT
- a CDS encoding phosphoglucomutase/phosphomannomutase family protein — MPVVANSIKFGTDGWRGVIGDEFTFERLALVAPVAAKVLYDTYFSTVGSRTIIVGYDRRFMAEDFARAVADTVTSVGFDVLLSESFAPTPAYSWAAKQLNALGALVITASHNPGKYLGLKVKGCFGGSVPPEVTKEIEAQLSVGVAASGTPGKQEKFDPWPSYTEALEGKVDIAKIREAIASGKLTLFADVMHGAAAGGLARLLGNQVKEINSNRDPLFGGGAPEPLPKYLSKLFEVIKAHRETDKSGLTVGLVFDGDCDRIAAVDGEANFLSSQVLIPILIDHLTLRRGFSGEIVKTVSGSDLMPLVAALHNLSVFETAVGYKYIADRMLAAKVLLGGEESGGIGYGSHIPERDALLSALYVLEAIVESGLDLGEYYRYLQKQTGFTSAYDRIDLPLASMEVRSRLLQQLQTQPLTEIASLAVIDCQTIDGYKYRLADKSWLMIRFSGTEPVLRLYCEAPTIEQVHQTLAWAKHWAE, encoded by the coding sequence ATGCCAGTTGTAGCTAACTCAATCAAGTTTGGCACAGACGGCTGGCGGGGCGTTATTGGTGATGAGTTCACCTTTGAACGCCTAGCCCTGGTCGCGCCAGTTGCAGCTAAAGTATTATATGATACATATTTTTCTACGGTGGGTAGCCGGACAATAATTGTCGGTTACGATCGCCGATTCATGGCCGAAGATTTTGCTCGTGCTGTTGCTGATACTGTCACATCTGTCGGATTTGATGTGCTACTGAGCGAAAGCTTTGCCCCAACCCCAGCTTATAGTTGGGCAGCAAAACAACTCAATGCTTTAGGGGCGCTGGTAATTACAGCTAGCCATAATCCTGGTAAATATTTGGGGTTAAAAGTCAAGGGTTGTTTTGGTGGTTCGGTGCCGCCAGAAGTCACAAAAGAGATCGAAGCGCAGTTATCGGTTGGAGTAGCTGCTAGTGGTACTCCAGGGAAGCAAGAGAAATTTGATCCTTGGCCGAGTTATACAGAAGCACTAGAAGGTAAAGTTGATATTGCCAAAATTCGAGAAGCGATCGCCTCTGGCAAATTAACATTATTTGCCGATGTTATGCATGGTGCGGCAGCTGGCGGATTGGCGAGACTACTAGGGAATCAAGTCAAAGAAATCAACAGCAATCGTGATCCTCTATTTGGTGGTGGTGCGCCGGAACCCTTGCCTAAATACCTTTCAAAGCTATTTGAAGTCATCAAAGCTCACCGAGAAACAGATAAATCAGGTTTAACGGTGGGGTTGGTATTTGATGGAGACTGCGATCGCATTGCAGCTGTAGACGGGGAAGCCAACTTCTTGAGTTCTCAAGTCTTAATCCCCATATTAATCGACCACTTAACCCTACGGCGTGGCTTTAGTGGTGAAATAGTCAAAACTGTTAGTGGTTCCGACTTAATGCCCCTGGTGGCAGCACTACATAACCTGTCAGTTTTTGAGACAGCAGTTGGTTATAAATACATCGCTGACAGAATGTTAGCAGCAAAAGTGTTGCTGGGTGGCGAAGAGTCGGGGGGAATTGGCTATGGTAGTCATATTCCCGAACGCGATGCACTGCTGTCAGCATTGTACGTCTTAGAAGCGATTGTAGAATCTGGTTTGGATTTAGGTGAGTATTATCGCTACTTGCAGAAACAAACAGGGTTTACCTCAGCGTACGATCGCATTGATTTACCCTTAGCAAGTATGGAAGTGCGATCGCGTCTTTTGCAACAACTGCAAACTCAACCCCTAACAGAAATTGCCTCTTTAGCAGTGATTGATTGCCAAACAATCGACGGCTACAAATATCGCCTCGCTGATAAAAGCTGGTTAATGATTCGGTTTAGCGGTACTGAGCCAGTTTTACGCTTGTACTGCGAAGCCCCGACAATTGAGCAAGTCCATCAAACTCTTGCTTGGGCGAAACACTGGGCGGAGTAA
- a CDS encoding pyridoxine 5'-phosphate synthase, with amino-acid sequence MPTLGVNIDHIATIRQARRTVEPDPVAAAVLAELGGADGITVHLREDRRHIQDRDVRILRETVRSHLNLEMAATDEMLAIALDIKPDYVTLVPEKREEVTTEGGLDITLQIARIGEIVDKLQSANIPVSLFIDADTSQIEASVKVQARFIELHTGQYAEAKDETNRQRELAILAKGCEQAIQAGLRVNAGHGLTYWNVYPVAALPGMEELNIGHTIISRAALVGIERAVREMKQAITGSRELGMGNGH; translated from the coding sequence GTGCCTACACTTGGCGTTAACATTGACCACATCGCCACCATCCGGCAAGCACGGCGGACAGTGGAACCTGACCCTGTGGCGGCGGCGGTGCTGGCAGAATTAGGGGGTGCAGATGGGATTACGGTGCATCTGCGGGAAGATCGGCGGCATATCCAAGATCGGGATGTGCGGATATTGCGAGAAACAGTGCGATCGCATCTTAATTTAGAAATGGCCGCTACAGATGAAATGCTAGCGATCGCTCTCGATATCAAACCAGATTATGTAACTTTAGTCCCCGAAAAGCGCGAAGAAGTCACAACAGAAGGCGGATTAGATATTACCCTACAAATTGCTAGAATAGGTGAGATAGTCGATAAATTGCAAAGCGCTAACATTCCAGTTAGTTTATTTATCGACGCAGACACATCACAAATCGAAGCATCTGTCAAGGTGCAGGCGCGATTTATTGAATTGCACACCGGACAATATGCTGAGGCTAAGGATGAAACAAATCGCCAGCGAGAATTAGCCATATTAGCTAAAGGGTGTGAACAAGCGATTCAAGCTGGATTGCGGGTTAACGCCGGTCATGGACTCACCTACTGGAACGTCTATCCGGTGGCTGCGCTTCCAGGTATGGAAGAACTGAACATCGGTCATACCATCATCAGTCGGGCAGCATTAGTAGGTATAGAAAGGGCAGTCCGCGAGATGAAGCAAGCTATCACAGGGAGTAGGGAATTGGGAATGGGGAATGGGCATTAG